In Candidatus Bathyarchaeota archaeon, the sequence CGGTGCAGTTCTGATTTTAATTGCAGGTATAATCTGCTATGTTTACCGTGAATGACTCAAATATCTCTTTGATGATTTTTAGATCCGACTTGCGGTGCGAGAGTTTTCATATTATTTTGATTGGTTGGGTGTATTTTCATTCGATGAGTCTGCCTGCTTGGCTTAGTCTCTGTTTAACTTCGGTAAGTCCCAATTCATCTAAACATTTTGCTGTCTGCCATCCACTTTCAACATCCCAACCGTGGATCCGATAATATTCGTCAAGCATCTTTCCCCACATCTTCTCATCAAGTTTCTCTCCTCTATTTGGCCCGGTCTTTACAGGTTCGACCATGAATCTTTTTGGTGGATAGTCGTCTTTCCGTGTGAAGCCTGCGTGGAGGGTGTTGAAGGCCTTCTCTACGTTGTGGACTCTTCTGCCTATTTCCATCAACTCATCCGCCCTTAGCTTTATTCCGGTTGCTGTTGAAAACAGTTTTGCAAGGTCTTCGGGGCCTAGAAGGTTCTTGTCGCTCCAGACTGTTGTGAAGTAGCAGATGCCTACCATGTCTACTGCGCCCTTG encodes:
- a CDS encoding aldehyde ferredoxin oxidoreductase, producing the protein KGAVDMVGICYFTTVWSDKNLLGPEDLAKLFSTATGIKLRADELMEIGRRVHNVEKAFNTLHAGFTRKDDYPPKRFMVEPVKTGPNRGEKLDEKMWGKMLDEYYRIHGWDVESGWQTAKCLDELGLTEVKQRLSQAGRLIE